A section of the Ornithinimicrobium sufpigmenti genome encodes:
- a CDS encoding ABC transporter permease — protein MNRRIPASVVRAAARQAQVAMTRKYTSPQGLGAIGTAAFLVVIIWFFRDTEFMDAVGAAAYLFAGFLALTVVSGAMLTIASEIQLERESGTLLRAKAIPHGITGHLLAKLISVPIELAIAIVPLLIGIALIAPEALPSGAGRWVVLLATILLGTTSMLPWGAVLGSIFRSMMGISVAMLVIYGVTAVSGFFFPVTMLPGWAQALVQLTPIYWVGLGIRGAMLPDEAAALEIGEVWRSELTVLVLVGWAVLGLVLASVFLRRMARRQSGSAVAAARERVMARGY, from the coding sequence ATGAACCGCCGCATCCCCGCCTCGGTCGTCCGCGCCGCAGCCCGGCAGGCCCAGGTCGCGATGACCCGCAAGTACACCAGCCCTCAGGGCCTGGGGGCCATCGGGACCGCAGCCTTCCTCGTGGTCATCATCTGGTTCTTCCGCGACACCGAGTTCATGGATGCGGTGGGCGCCGCGGCCTACCTCTTCGCCGGCTTCCTGGCGCTGACCGTCGTCTCCGGCGCCATGCTGACCATCGCCAGCGAGATCCAGCTCGAGCGGGAGTCCGGCACCCTGCTGCGGGCCAAGGCGATCCCCCACGGCATCACCGGCCACCTCCTGGCCAAGCTCATCTCGGTGCCGATCGAGCTGGCGATCGCCATCGTGCCGCTGCTCATCGGCATCGCCCTCATCGCCCCCGAGGCGCTGCCCTCGGGTGCTGGGCGCTGGGTCGTGCTCCTGGCCACCATCCTGCTCGGCACCACCTCGATGCTGCCCTGGGGCGCGGTGCTCGGCTCGATCTTCCGCTCGATGATGGGCATCAGCGTGGCCATGCTCGTGATCTACGGCGTCACCGCGGTCTCGGGCTTCTTCTTCCCGGTCACGATGCTGCCCGGCTGGGCGCAGGCCCTGGTCCAGCTGACCCCGATCTACTGGGTCGGGCTCGGCATCCGGGGCGCGATGCTGCCCGACGAGGCGGCCGCCCTGGAGATCGGGGAGGTATGGCGCAGCGAGCTCACCGTGCTCGTGCTGGTGGGCTGGGCGGTCCTCGGGCTCGTCCTCGCCTCGGTCTTCCTGCGGCGGATGGCGCGACGGCAGTCCGGGTCCGCGGTGGCCGCGGCCCGCGAGCGGGTCATGGCGCGGGGGTACTGA
- a CDS encoding DLW-39 family protein: MKRFLLLAAAAAGLAALKKMQDQQAERELWAEATDEVPTDSGR; encoded by the coding sequence ATGAAGCGTTTCCTCCTCCTCGCCGCGGCTGCCGCCGGTCTGGCCGCGCTGAAGAAGATGCAGGACCAGCAGGCCGAGCGCGAGCTCTGGGCCGAGGCCACCGACGAGGTGCCCACCGACTCCGGTCGCTGA
- a CDS encoding HIT domain-containing protein, which produces MLVSRSYSGQSVPNTSTSTTPGSCIFCTRRPIRHLGEVGVWPHEDSAVRSWMIAPLRHVTEFEALLDADILSIHAALREVHREWNAAERGVGTNVVWNLGGLAGQSVEHVHCHVLQRAADGPLPGYGLRWWIKKDMRGGFLLRAYARLNPQVPPVRGS; this is translated from the coding sequence ATGCTGGTTAGTCGATCCTATTCGGGACAGTCTGTGCCAAACACCTCGACTTCGACCACGCCTGGTTCGTGTATATTCTGTACGCGCAGGCCAATTCGACACTTGGGAGAGGTCGGAGTTTGGCCACACGAGGACAGTGCTGTCCGGTCGTGGATGATCGCCCCGCTCCGGCACGTGACCGAATTTGAAGCACTCCTGGACGCGGATATACTCTCTATCCACGCGGCACTCCGTGAAGTCCATAGAGAATGGAATGCTGCGGAGCGGGGGGTTGGTACAAACGTCGTTTGGAATCTCGGCGGACTCGCGGGTCAGTCAGTGGAGCACGTTCACTGCCACGTATTGCAAAGAGCAGCTGACGGACCTCTTCCTGGGTACGGTTTGCGCTGGTGGATCAAGAAAGATATGCGCGGAGGTTTCTTGCTTCGAGCATATGCCAGACTCAATCCTCAGGTGCCGCCTGTGAGGGGTTCGTGA
- a CDS encoding type II toxin-antitoxin system Phd/YefM family antitoxin, whose product MKELTVTDARARLADVVDEARVRHDPVYRTRRGQRVAAVIDADDLDRLIEAAEDLADLEAARLARAEIADEGTIPWEQVKADLGLA is encoded by the coding sequence GTGAAGGAACTGACCGTGACCGATGCGCGCGCACGCCTGGCGGACGTCGTCGACGAGGCACGAGTGCGTCACGACCCGGTCTACCGGACCAGGCGCGGCCAGCGGGTCGCCGCTGTGATCGACGCCGACGACCTAGATCGCCTCATCGAGGCGGCCGAGGACCTGGCCGATCTGGAGGCCGCTCGCCTCGCGCGTGCGGAGATCGCGGACGAGGGCACGATCCCCTGGGAGCAAGTGAAGGCTGACCTCGGTCTGGCATGA
- a CDS encoding ABC transporter ATP-binding protein produces MITEQTAIRAHGVTMAYGDKVVLDDVHLEIPQGQVVALLGPNGAGKTTTIEILEGFRRPSSGQVEVLGQDPARAPEAWRARVGIVLQSWRDNATWRVKDLLEVAAAYYEPYGDERTERPWPTDELLDRVGLTEHARKRIDKLSGGQRRRLDIAVGLVGRPEVLFLDEPTTGLDPGGRRDIHHLLADLSDLSTTILMTTHDLAEAEVVADRMLVLAGGQLIADDSPDALRLAFSANKEVRLRHRGTGEVSVHPTPDPTAYLTEVLGTRSGEVEVVEVRGASLEDAYLDLVRRAEAGEDFTDVADLLAEGAAR; encoded by the coding sequence ATGATCACTGAGCAGACCGCCATCCGGGCTCACGGAGTGACGATGGCGTACGGCGACAAGGTGGTCCTGGACGACGTGCACCTGGAGATCCCGCAGGGCCAGGTGGTCGCGCTCCTGGGGCCCAACGGGGCGGGCAAGACGACCACCATCGAGATCCTCGAGGGCTTCCGCCGCCCCTCCAGCGGACAGGTCGAGGTGCTCGGGCAGGATCCTGCCAGGGCCCCCGAGGCGTGGCGGGCCCGGGTGGGCATCGTGCTGCAGAGCTGGCGCGACAACGCCACCTGGCGGGTCAAGGACCTGCTCGAGGTCGCCGCCGCCTACTACGAGCCCTACGGGGACGAGCGCACCGAGCGGCCCTGGCCCACGGACGAGCTGTTGGACCGGGTCGGCCTCACCGAGCACGCCCGCAAGCGCATCGACAAGCTCTCCGGCGGGCAGCGTCGTCGCCTCGACATCGCCGTCGGGCTCGTCGGACGCCCCGAGGTGCTCTTCCTCGACGAGCCCACCACCGGCCTGGACCCCGGCGGGCGGCGGGACATCCACCACCTGCTCGCCGACCTGTCCGACCTGTCCACCACGATCCTGATGACCACCCACGACCTCGCCGAGGCCGAGGTGGTCGCCGACCGGATGCTGGTGCTGGCCGGCGGCCAGCTCATCGCCGACGACAGCCCCGACGCGCTGCGCCTGGCCTTCTCGGCCAACAAGGAGGTGCGCCTGCGCCACCGGGGCACCGGTGAGGTGAGCGTGCACCCGACGCCGGACCCCACCGCATACCTGACCGAGGTGCTGGGCACCCGCTCCGGCGAGGTCGAGGTGGTCGAGGTCCGGGGCGCGAGCCTTGAGGACGCCTACCTGGATCTAGTCCGCCGCGCCGAGGCCGGCGAGGACTTCACCGACGTCGCCGACCTGCTCGCCGAAGGAGCCGCCCGATGA
- a CDS encoding site-specific integrase → MSRRANGEGSIYPYRNGFAAHVWITTPAGRRQRKSVYGKTRPEVHEKWLRLHEQARRGPVVPVSPKLRDFLEQWLAETVRPGLSPATASNYEMFSRLYIVPDLGDRKLEKLSVRDVQTWVDEVRVRCQCCFQGKDAARPEPQCCARGHCCREVASEWTVHQAWRVLRGALTQAMREELVFRNVAALVRVPVPRAKRSTVWSVDDARRFLESARVAGDAMYAAYVLLLVLGLRRGEVLGLAWEDVELEQGEAYIAWQVQRVDGQLLRRRTKTPSSDAPLPLPEIAVAALRRHRAEESRRRLAAGDMWGDCGLVFTTRLGDPLDPRNFHTAFKTRARKAGVPIVPVHATRGTCASLLVSLDVHPRVAMAVLRHSRISMTMEVYSQVSSQATREALSQLGGRLGDSSAG, encoded by the coding sequence GTGAGCCGCCGGGCCAACGGGGAGGGGTCGATCTACCCGTACCGGAACGGCTTCGCAGCACACGTGTGGATCACCACCCCCGCGGGCCGGCGCCAGCGCAAGTCCGTCTACGGGAAGACTCGGCCCGAGGTGCACGAGAAGTGGCTGCGGCTGCACGAGCAGGCGCGGCGCGGCCCCGTCGTCCCGGTCTCGCCCAAGCTGCGCGACTTCCTCGAACAGTGGCTGGCGGAGACCGTCCGCCCCGGGCTCTCGCCGGCCACGGCGAGCAACTACGAGATGTTCTCCCGGCTGTACATCGTCCCAGACCTGGGGGACCGCAAGCTCGAGAAGCTGTCGGTCCGCGACGTCCAGACCTGGGTCGACGAGGTGCGGGTGCGGTGCCAGTGCTGCTTCCAGGGCAAGGACGCCGCACGACCGGAGCCGCAGTGCTGCGCACGCGGTCACTGCTGCCGCGAGGTCGCCTCGGAGTGGACGGTCCACCAGGCGTGGCGTGTGCTCCGCGGAGCCCTGACCCAGGCGATGCGGGAGGAGCTCGTCTTCCGCAACGTGGCCGCGCTCGTGCGCGTGCCCGTGCCCCGGGCGAAGCGATCGACCGTGTGGTCGGTGGACGACGCACGGCGGTTCCTCGAGTCCGCCCGTGTTGCCGGGGATGCGATGTATGCCGCCTACGTGCTCCTCCTCGTGCTCGGGCTGCGACGTGGTGAGGTGCTCGGACTGGCGTGGGAGGACGTCGAGCTGGAGCAGGGCGAGGCGTACATCGCCTGGCAGGTCCAGCGGGTCGACGGCCAGCTGCTCCGGCGGCGGACAAAGACCCCCTCCTCGGACGCGCCACTGCCCCTGCCGGAGATCGCCGTGGCGGCTTTGCGTCGGCACCGGGCTGAGGAGAGCCGGCGACGGCTCGCCGCCGGCGACATGTGGGGCGACTGCGGCCTCGTCTTCACCACCCGCCTCGGCGACCCGCTGGACCCGCGCAACTTCCACACGGCGTTCAAGACCCGGGCGCGCAAGGCCGGTGTCCCGATCGTCCCGGTCCACGCCACGCGTGGGACCTGCGCGAGCTTGCTCGTCTCGCTCGACGTGCACCCGCGCGTGGCGATGGCGGTGCTGCGGCACAGCAGGATCTCGATGACCATGGAGGTCTACTCCCAGGTCTCCTCCCAGGCCACGCGCGAGGCCCTGAGCCAGCTCGGCGGGCGGTTGGGTGATAGCTCGGCGGGGTGA
- a CDS encoding helix-turn-helix domain-containing protein produces the protein MSTMASGSSGQRSKAPVGPLQRRWYSVPEVAEMLGYGPTKVRMLCISGDLRSLKDGGSRRILPAWVDEYVAKRAAEAEADWP, from the coding sequence ATGTCAACGATGGCAAGCGGGAGTTCGGGGCAGCGGAGCAAAGCACCGGTCGGGCCGCTGCAGCGGCGGTGGTACAGCGTGCCCGAGGTGGCGGAGATGCTCGGTTACGGGCCCACGAAGGTGCGGATGCTGTGCATCTCCGGCGACCTGCGCTCGCTCAAGGACGGCGGGTCCCGGCGCATCCTGCCGGCGTGGGTCGACGAGTACGTCGCCAAGCGGGCGGCCGAGGCAGAGGCGGACTGGCCGTGA
- a CDS encoding protein kinase domain-containing protein: MPKVTEPTLTLRLGEAFGEGRLHVICSAERKKTPRTKRAQALGKGGAGSVYPCLYGTHEQPRAVKFLTLNKLDEGRTGRRKEDFEQTFAAERAILSQLSHSHISIFHEDGIHTDDAGREWHYLITDHVAGPMLEDALKQTTITGDDVYKIVSDLLDAVSYLHHHGIYHCDIKLDNIRMRAARPKQYDVVLLDWGAAQVLHTEANETPSATTLELDIDPRSRRRFISTSDITHARHLPYLNGGTYSPQELRDVVPQHELHTLGVLLEKIISPAEPWSQEVRTKLGRTLGEQGVQVLDEMILDLRSSPTGDGYSTVDEVYADFKKLHRNYLSPAGVPELSLAAEFQYSVPTATGRAVMTRRISELTDHRLLNRLHQVHQLEATYLTFPGATHTRFSHSVAVLRNTRYYVSHLLNDSRFRRQAEREDLEATLLLALLHDVGHFQLSHMFEDLATDQAADRTAASWRELEADIPTDDTLFADVLGSPNSRLRGNFGEAIQARAASFTEESEGPYATLWEILIEGFGESTAHSLIRLHDVIYAQKKPEDATPAQRVLAAVLSSDIDADKTAYLVEDAQRTGVPYGMGVDLDGILGNVCMPTPDDFSRVAPNPVIGIRRAGVQAAQSVAVNRNQMLSQVYWHYNNRAITAMVKYPIMRLLAEGSFNLPDYVTRALFSSRDECLNSISELFSTVQGDKELNPIRGLLGGGRSLYKRVCEVHPSRVDEARELNNHLVKRSYDQTLAIQSNLAEELSAISQFRGIREGELLLDIPSKEREKPSGERGGKVFVYDRKQVAGQGNDLKTESPLYGGLKEQHEDVNKISRIFVSPRFSHLVADVEMRQQVAQLLVRSLKAEVGM; this comes from the coding sequence ATGCCGAAGGTGACCGAGCCGACCTTGACCCTGCGCCTTGGTGAAGCCTTCGGGGAGGGGCGTCTCCACGTGATTTGCTCGGCGGAGCGAAAGAAGACCCCAAGGACCAAGAGGGCCCAGGCGCTTGGAAAAGGGGGGGCCGGCAGTGTCTACCCCTGCCTATACGGCACGCATGAACAGCCGCGTGCCGTGAAGTTCCTTACGCTGAACAAGTTAGATGAAGGCAGAACGGGTCGAAGAAAGGAAGATTTCGAGCAAACGTTCGCTGCCGAGCGGGCCATTCTGTCGCAGTTGTCCCATTCCCACATCTCGATCTTTCACGAGGATGGCATACACACCGATGACGCCGGGCGGGAATGGCACTATCTGATTACGGATCACGTGGCGGGTCCCATGCTAGAAGACGCGTTGAAGCAGACCACCATCACTGGCGACGACGTTTACAAGATCGTAAGTGATTTGCTAGATGCAGTTAGCTATCTACACCATCATGGCATATATCATTGCGACATCAAGCTCGATAACATACGAATGCGGGCCGCCCGCCCCAAGCAATACGACGTCGTTTTGCTCGATTGGGGCGCTGCGCAAGTTCTACACACGGAAGCTAACGAGACCCCGTCGGCAACGACGCTGGAGCTCGACATTGACCCACGTAGCCGCCGCAGATTTATAAGCACTTCCGACATCACCCACGCGCGGCATTTGCCATACCTGAATGGTGGGACCTACTCACCACAGGAGTTGCGCGACGTCGTTCCGCAACATGAGCTGCACACTCTGGGTGTCCTGCTGGAGAAAATTATCTCGCCCGCTGAGCCGTGGTCCCAGGAGGTTCGAACGAAACTGGGCCGGACCTTGGGAGAACAAGGCGTCCAAGTCCTAGACGAAATGATTCTCGACTTACGCTCATCCCCCACAGGGGACGGTTACAGCACAGTCGACGAGGTGTATGCTGACTTCAAGAAGCTGCATCGCAACTACCTTTCGCCCGCTGGTGTTCCGGAATTATCACTCGCTGCGGAGTTCCAATATTCGGTGCCCACCGCCACGGGCAGGGCTGTAATGACTCGACGTATCAGTGAGCTGACAGACCATCGTCTTCTGAACCGGCTTCATCAAGTCCACCAATTAGAAGCGACCTACCTCACCTTTCCCGGTGCCACACACACGCGCTTTAGTCACAGCGTCGCCGTCCTGCGAAACACCCGGTACTACGTCAGCCACCTCCTGAACGATAGTCGATTCCGCCGTCAGGCCGAGCGAGAAGATCTCGAAGCCACGCTGCTATTGGCGCTCCTTCATGACGTGGGCCACTTTCAATTGAGCCATATGTTCGAGGATCTCGCAACTGATCAAGCTGCGGACAGGACGGCCGCCAGTTGGCGCGAACTCGAGGCAGACATACCCACGGACGATACGCTCTTTGCCGATGTCTTAGGCAGCCCTAACAGCCGTCTACGCGGCAACTTTGGTGAGGCGATCCAGGCCCGCGCCGCATCGTTCACAGAAGAAAGCGAGGGGCCGTATGCGACGCTTTGGGAGATACTCATCGAGGGATTCGGAGAGTCCACCGCGCACTCGCTGATCCGCCTTCACGACGTCATCTATGCTCAGAAGAAGCCGGAGGACGCCACCCCCGCCCAAAGGGTGTTGGCGGCGGTTCTCTCGTCCGACATAGACGCTGACAAGACTGCCTACCTTGTGGAGGACGCCCAACGAACTGGGGTCCCCTATGGGATGGGCGTGGATCTGGACGGCATCTTGGGCAACGTGTGCATGCCCACGCCCGACGACTTTTCTAGAGTTGCGCCAAACCCTGTCATCGGCATACGGCGAGCAGGGGTGCAGGCAGCGCAATCAGTGGCGGTAAACCGGAACCAAATGCTCTCTCAGGTGTACTGGCACTATAATAACCGCGCCATAACTGCGATGGTCAAGTATCCGATCATGCGGCTCTTAGCGGAGGGCTCGTTCAACTTACCCGACTACGTTACGAGGGCGCTATTCTCTTCGCGAGACGAATGCCTGAACTCGATCAGCGAACTGTTCTCCACAGTTCAGGGGGACAAAGAATTGAATCCGATACGTGGGCTCCTCGGCGGGGGTCGCTCTCTGTATAAGCGAGTATGCGAGGTGCACCCCTCCCGAGTCGATGAAGCGAGGGAACTGAATAACCATCTCGTCAAGCGTTCCTATGATCAGACTCTCGCAATCCAGTCCAACCTGGCGGAAGAACTAAGCGCAATCTCGCAATTCCGTGGAATCAGGGAGGGCGAGCTTTTACTGGACATTCCCTCTAAGGAGCGGGAGAAGCCCTCTGGAGAGCGCGGCGGGAAGGTTTTCGTTTACGACCGAAAGCAGGTAGCAGGCCAAGGGAACGACCTCAAGACGGAGTCCCCCTTATATGGGGGGCTAAAGGAGCAGCACGAAGACGTTAACAAGATCAGCAGGATTTTTGTTAGCCCTCGATTCTCACATCTCGTCGCCGATGTCGAGATGCGCCAACAAGTGGCCCAGCTCCTGGTTCGGAGCCTGAAAGCGGAGGTTGGAATGTGA
- a CDS encoding type II toxin-antitoxin system RelE family toxin, translating into MTYRIELSPSAASQLGKPDGSARRRVQAAVELLAHEPRPAAAKKLVGGDGEWRVRTGDHRIVYEASDGVLLVLILIVGHRWGIYQRR; encoded by the coding sequence ATGACCTACAGGATCGAGTTGAGCCCGTCTGCGGCGAGCCAACTGGGCAAGCCCGACGGCTCGGCGCGTCGGCGTGTGCAGGCCGCGGTCGAGCTGCTCGCCCACGAACCCCGTCCCGCAGCAGCAAAGAAGCTGGTCGGAGGCGACGGGGAGTGGCGCGTCCGCACCGGTGATCACCGGATCGTCTACGAGGCCAGCGACGGAGTCCTGCTGGTCCTGATACTGATTGTCGGACACCGCTGGGGCATCTACCAACGCCGCTGA
- a CDS encoding Fic family protein, whose protein sequence is MRVADARAALAALDSTARQLPNPQLLRRPSLQREAQSTSALKGTYEPLHAVLTADDEGPVSLTMREVLNFVRMADLAFGWVDEGRTLSVPMLAELQQTLVRGTPAESPSSGQIRTIQVVIGQHRTAAVGELPVKAARFVPPPPGLDLEANVCDLVRWMAADHKDTMDPVVVSALSHYQFETLHPIHDGNGRIGRLLIVLQLYASGVLSEPTLTVSPWFEARRTEYYDRLLAVSCAGEWDQWISFFAQGLEESAQTTRGQMLRLVDVHAKLKERVRASSLRADKAHTLVDYAVAHPSFTVRQVERDLELSYGRANGLVAQLVDLGVLSSTGETYRRRFFAPAVLDVLLST, encoded by the coding sequence ATGCGAGTCGCCGACGCGCGCGCTGCCCTGGCGGCACTGGACAGCACGGCGCGTCAGCTGCCCAACCCCCAGTTGCTCCGGCGACCCTCGCTGCAGAGGGAGGCCCAGAGCACCTCGGCGCTAAAGGGCACGTACGAGCCTCTGCACGCGGTGCTGACCGCCGACGACGAGGGTCCGGTGAGCCTCACGATGCGCGAGGTGCTCAACTTCGTGAGGATGGCCGACCTGGCCTTCGGCTGGGTGGACGAAGGGCGCACCTTGTCCGTCCCCATGCTCGCCGAGCTGCAGCAAACGCTGGTCCGCGGCACCCCGGCGGAGAGCCCCTCGTCCGGGCAGATCAGGACGATCCAGGTCGTCATCGGGCAGCACCGGACGGCTGCCGTCGGGGAGCTCCCGGTCAAGGCCGCCAGGTTCGTCCCCCCTCCTCCCGGGTTGGACCTCGAGGCGAACGTGTGCGACCTGGTGCGTTGGATGGCCGCGGACCACAAGGACACCATGGACCCGGTGGTCGTCTCGGCGCTCTCGCACTACCAGTTCGAGACCCTGCACCCGATCCACGACGGCAACGGACGCATCGGCCGCCTTCTCATCGTCCTGCAGCTCTATGCCTCTGGGGTCCTCAGCGAGCCGACCCTCACAGTGTCGCCCTGGTTCGAGGCACGACGCACCGAGTACTACGACCGCCTCCTGGCGGTGAGCTGCGCCGGCGAGTGGGACCAGTGGATTTCCTTCTTCGCCCAGGGCCTCGAGGAGTCGGCCCAGACCACCCGTGGGCAGATGCTGAGGCTCGTCGATGTGCATGCCAAGCTGAAGGAGAGGGTCCGCGCCTCGTCTCTCCGCGCGGACAAGGCCCACACCCTCGTCGACTACGCGGTCGCACACCCCTCCTTCACGGTGCGGCAGGTCGAGCGGGACCTAGAGCTGTCCTACGGCCGGGCCAACGGCCTCGTCGCTCAGCTGGTCGACCTCGGCGTCCTCTCGTCAACGGGTGAGACCTACCGCCGCCGCTTCTTCGCCCCTGCCGTCCTCGACGTCCTTCTCAGCACATGA
- a CDS encoding SDR family NAD(P)-dependent oxidoreductase, translated as MSSHPSRGVLVTGSSRGVGAAVARAFAARGDRVVVHYLGSEAAAHEVCRSLPGDGHAVVQADLADPDAVQRLATEAIGALGRVDVLVNNAAILTAPWEGRGRRGDHPLEETSYPEWVNIWRRTLETNLLGPAHLTWQVARHMIDAPPADGVPVGRIVNVGSRGAYRGEPDIPAYGASKAGLHSFGQSMALRLGRHGIAVTSVAPGFIETEMAGYALAGDRAAATRAQSPFGRVARPHEVAVAVLALADPRAEWASGAVLDLNGASHLR; from the coding sequence ATGAGCTCCCATCCCTCCCGCGGCGTCCTGGTCACCGGCTCCTCCCGGGGGGTGGGGGCCGCGGTGGCCCGCGCCTTCGCGGCGCGGGGTGACCGGGTCGTCGTCCACTACCTGGGCAGCGAGGCGGCCGCGCACGAGGTATGCCGTTCTCTCCCGGGCGACGGGCATGCCGTCGTCCAGGCAGACCTCGCCGACCCGGACGCCGTTCAGCGGCTGGCGACCGAGGCGATCGGGGCCCTGGGCCGGGTCGACGTCCTGGTGAACAACGCGGCCATTCTCACCGCTCCGTGGGAAGGCAGGGGCCGGCGCGGCGACCACCCGCTGGAGGAGACCTCCTACCCCGAGTGGGTGAACATATGGCGGCGCACCCTGGAGACCAACCTGCTCGGCCCGGCCCACCTGACCTGGCAGGTGGCCCGCCACATGATCGACGCGCCGCCCGCAGACGGCGTCCCCGTCGGGCGGATCGTCAACGTCGGCAGCCGCGGCGCCTACCGGGGCGAACCGGACATCCCGGCTTACGGCGCCAGCAAGGCCGGCCTGCACTCCTTCGGCCAGTCGATGGCGCTGCGCCTGGGTCGGCACGGGATCGCGGTGACCTCGGTAGCCCCGGGCTTCATCGAGACCGAGATGGCCGGGTATGCGCTGGCAGGGGACCGGGCGGCGGCCACCCGGGCGCAGAGCCCGTTCGGCCGGGTCGCCCGGCCCCACGAGGTCGCCGTTGCCGTGCTCGCACTGGCCGACCCACGGGCGGAGTGGGCCTCGGGGGCGGTCCTCGACCTCAACGGGGCCAGCCACCTGCGCTGA
- a CDS encoding helix-turn-helix transcriptional regulator, giving the protein MVTASSSESIHNRIAMLRAERGISRRELAEALGVHYQTVGYLERGEYAPSLHLALSLAAYFEVPVEVIFSLEPFPRLGS; this is encoded by the coding sequence ATGGTCACTGCGTCGTCGTCCGAGTCCATCCACAACCGCATCGCCATGCTGCGCGCCGAGCGGGGGATCAGCCGCCGCGAGCTCGCCGAGGCCCTGGGTGTGCACTACCAGACCGTCGGCTACCTGGAGCGCGGCGAGTATGCCCCGTCCCTGCACCTGGCGCTGAGCCTGGCCGCCTACTTCGAGGTGCCGGTCGAGGTGATCTTCTCCCTCGAGCCGTTCCCACGCCTGGGCAGCTGA
- a CDS encoding DUF3566 domain-containing protein, whose protein sequence is MSTTHDPSGGRSSSSEGDPGSEGRTGEGSGADQDRSAAERMRDGAMARTAQGRDLAARKARALRGTTAGLASGSAAGATAGRGGQQGAQRTATAGGAPGSRPGGSAPRPGGQRPASRPPRRGAPRRVRLTAQRIDPWSVLKISFLVSVALGIAGVVMVAVLWTVLSGMNVFSTVNEFLAQVTSGETGGPSINLEDYLGFTRVTALAAVLGILNVFLLTALATLTAFLYNICAALVGGAQLTLSDE, encoded by the coding sequence ATGAGCACCACGCACGACCCGTCGGGGGGCCGGTCCTCGTCGTCGGAGGGTGACCCCGGCTCCGAGGGCCGGACGGGCGAGGGGTCCGGTGCGGACCAGGACCGCTCGGCCGCCGAACGGATGCGGGACGGCGCCATGGCGCGGACCGCGCAGGGTCGTGACCTCGCTGCACGCAAGGCCCGCGCGTTGCGCGGCACGACCGCGGGGCTGGCTTCCGGGTCGGCTGCCGGCGCGACCGCCGGCCGCGGCGGGCAGCAGGGTGCTCAGCGAACCGCGACCGCCGGTGGTGCACCGGGCAGCCGCCCTGGTGGCTCCGCGCCCCGGCCCGGCGGCCAGCGTCCGGCGTCGCGGCCGCCGCGGCGGGGTGCACCGCGCAGGGTGCGGCTCACCGCGCAGCGGATCGACCCGTGGTCGGTGCTGAAGATCAGCTTCCTGGTCTCGGTCGCGCTGGGCATCGCGGGTGTCGTCATGGTGGCCGTGCTGTGGACCGTGCTGTCGGGGATGAACGTCTTCTCCACGGTCAACGAGTTCCTCGCGCAGGTGACCAGCGGTGAGACCGGCGGTCCCTCGATCAACCTCGAGGACTACCTCGGCTTCACCCGGGTGACCGCCCTGGCGGCCGTGCTGGGCATCCTCAACGTCTTCCTGCTGACCGCCCTGGCCACGCTCACCGCCTTCCTCTACAACATCTGCGCCGCCCTCGTCGGCGGCGCCCAGCTGACCCTCTCCGACGAGTAA